From Aegilops tauschii subsp. strangulata cultivar AL8/78 chromosome 5, Aet v6.0, whole genome shotgun sequence:
GATCGTGACCTCTTTGTTGCTGCCACCACAGTGATGATCGTCGATGGGGAAATGACCAAGTTCTGGGGATCCACCTGGCTGGGAACTACACCGCTGCGCTCTGTTGCACTATGACCGTTCCTTCGCTCCAGGTTCAAGACAAGATCAGTCAAGGATGCACTGCATGACAACAAATGGATCCAGGACATCAAACGACCACCCCTTTACGATGCAAACATCACAGAATTCCGCCGCCTTTGGAACCTAATTGGAGGAGCCAATGTCATCCTCCACCCTGCTATTCTGCTGTTGCTGCCTATAGGCTCCAATTTGCTGGTAGGATAGACTCAAATTTCACCAATATGTTTTGGCGCGCCTGGGCACCACCCCAATGCAAATTCTTCGTATGGCTGCTCATGTTGGATAGACTGGTGTGCCGACAGACTACAACGTCGAGggtggccaaatcactacttttTCCCATTGTGTATACGCAACTTCGAGACCTCACTGCATCTTCTATGGCAATGCCCTAAAGCCCGGAGAATTTGGTGTATGGCTGCTGCCTGGTCTGGCTGCACTGCGTTTGATCCTGCAGCATGGCCTGGTGAGGAAAGCTCGGCGGAATACTGGCTTGCGATCGTCTCGGCTGCTCTTGATGAGCACAAGAAGGGGATAAAATTCATGTTGATCCTTATCTTGTGGGAAATATAGCTGAAGAGAAACAACAGAGTGTTCAACAAAGAGATCGCAACCCCGGGCTGTCACAATACAAGCCATCAAACGAGCAATTGACTCGTGAAGACTGGCAGGAGCGAAATGTGGGCAGCCCCCCTTCGGGGACCCCCCTTGAGAGATCGATCCTTACTTAACCCCCACtgttttttcaatttttttctctgATCTTTCATCCTTGTAGCCACTTCAGTGCCCCCTGTAAATATTGCTTGATAATGAATAAGCCAACAATTGCTGGTTTCCTTCACACAAAAGAAAATTCTTAACGAGCCAATATAGACACAAACTTACCCAACATattaaaaacgctcttatattatgggacggagcgAGCACTTTATTTGGCCGTTAAAACTACCAGAAAACAGATAAATCTTATGCCCGGTCTGCACTATTCATTCATAGGTTTTGACCAATCTTTTCGCCACGCCCCCGCAGAAAATCATTACAAATTAATTGACCGTTTGCTTAACGAATTTTTCTATTCCATTCCCCATTTATGCGGAAGAGTTCATAGCATGTCACCATCATGCGAGAAGCAGAGCATAGGGAATCAGAACAGAGCCGGGGGAGAGAAGCAgggcacgcacgcacgcaccttCGCGGCGCACAACGGCAGAATATACTACTCCTAGTAGCGTAGGCGTAGCGAACGGGGTGCAAGCACAGAGTCAACGGCCCAAGGAGGCGAGGAACGGTCGCTCCTGGATTCTGGCTAACAGAACCGGTAAACTAATAAACAGCCCTCTCACAATCACATTCCCGAATTAAcggcccctccctccctcccaccctaCGGACGCGCCTCCCCCCTAAAAATAGGCAGATCTCGCGCCGGGGGGCGAcgcgccggcctcctcctctcctccgtTCGTCGAGCCCGGCTCCCCTCTTCGCCGCCGGCCAATCCAATCAGCATCCTCATTCGTCCCCTTCTCCGTGGTTAATTCGATCTGCGCTGCGGTTCCGCTTTTGTTTGATTGCGATCTCTCCCCGTCCCCGTGGCGTCGTTTTCGTCTTACCCCCGCCCACCCGCCCACCCGCGCGGTTGATTCCTTTGTTGTTTGTTCCCATCTGAGAACGGACGAGCTTGCGTCCGTCGGCGGGAGGTGGGTGGATAGATAGATACAGAGGCGGCCGAGGATCGCCATTACGGTCCAAGCCGATCGGGCGTCACGCCACGCGCCCGGCTTTAAATCCTGCCCCCATCCATCTATCCCATGGGCGGACACAGGATCGATCCGGGCCACCTCCTCCTCTCCGCGCTCCGGGCGTAGACGCATTCTTCGCTGCGATCTAGCGGAAAGGGGGGAGATTTCGACCGATCGATCCGTCGGCCGGGAAGATGAACTCCCTCACGGCcaccggcagcagcagcggcggcgcggaGATGAGGGCGGCCGACGGCGAGGGGTACCTGCGGGCCGACGGCTTCGACCTCGTCAACCTCGACATGCAGCTGGAGAAGACGCGCTCCAGGGTCTGGCTGGATCAGCAGCGGGGCGCGTCCCCCGCGCAGCCCGGGGAGCTCCTCGAGTGGGAGATCGACCTCGCCAAGCTCGACATCCAGAACCAGGTCGCCAGCGGCACCTTCGGCGTCGTCTACCGCGGCACCTACGACGGCAACGACGTCGCAGGTATTAAAATCATATACGCTCCCCCCCTCGATCGCCTGTATTATGTAATTCTGCACTATCTCTTCCACTAGTCTGGTCGCCTGATTGCCATCTGCTCCATAAGATTTGACATCTGGGTTGTGCTTGGTTTGCAGCCCCTGCTCCACAAGGCTTCTCAcccaaaaaaaaaaaagaacagAAGAAGTAAATTCCCGAGCCAAGGCCAAATCTTAGCTAATGATTTTATTGCGGTCAAATCATTGACTTGCCCATTTCACGTTGCCTATCTCTTCCCAGCCAATTGAGGCAACTAGTTCATGGTAAAAGTTATCAAACGTTGGCAAGTACTATTGACATtgcaaatcttgacttgaccatATCCAAAAAAAGAAACATTGGAGCTGCAAACCAAGCACACCCTTATTACTCCCATGTTATCAACAATATTGGGGCTGCGCACAAAATTGATCGTTGTGAAATTCTAAGGATGTTTTTATGATAAAATTCTAATGATACACTTGTCCAAATAAGGTTTCATAGGTTAATGTTCAAAATTATATCAAACGTGTTTTAAGACTTATAGAATGCAGTGTTAGATAAGTTAACAGATTGGTAGAAGAGAGATTGATGGCAGTACCTTGTTATCGCTATTGGTGGAGGGGGTGGAGGGGGTGGAGAAGGTGACAGGGGAAGCATGTCGGTATACTAGGACCATGGTTGGGTGCCAGTTTTGTCGTTGTGAAGGTAGTAGCCATTGTGGAGGGGGCGGAGAAGGTGACAGGGGGAACATGTCGGTATACTAGGAACATGGTTGGGTGCCAGTTTTGTCGTTGTGAAGGTGGTAGTAACTATGGAGGGAAGGAGGGGAGAGGATGACGGCGGAAGCATGTCGATATGTCAGGAACATGGTTGGGTGCCAGTTTTGTCGTTGTGAAGGGGGCGGAGAAGGTGACGGGGGAAACGTGTCGGTATACTAACATGATTGGGTGCCAGTTTTGTCGTTGTGAAGGTAGTAGCCATTGTGGAGGGGGCGGAGAAGGTGACGGGGGAACTAGTCGGTATACTAGGAACATGGTTGGGTGCCAGTTTTGTCGTTGTGAAGGTGGTAGTAACTATGGAGGGAGGGAGGGGAGAGGATGACGGCGGAAGCATGTCGATATGTCAGGAACATGGTTGGGTGCCAGTTTTGTCGTTGTGAAGGGGGCGGAGAAGGTGACGGGGGAAACGTGTCGGTATACTAACATGATTGGGTGCCAGTTTTGTCGTTGTTTAGGTGGTAGTCActgtggaggggagggaggggagAGGATGACGGGGGAAGCATGTCGGTATACTAACATGATTGGGTGCCAGTTTTGTCGTTGTTAAGGGGGCGGAGAAGGTGACGGGAGAAACATGTCGGTATACTAACATGATTGGGTGCCAGTTTTGTCGTTGTGAAGGAGGAGTTGTTGTGGGGTGACGGGGGAAGCATGTCGATATACTAGGAACATGGTTGGATGCCAGTTTTGTTGTTGTGAAGGTAGTAGCCGTTGTGGAGGGGGCGGAGAAGGTGATGGGGGAAGCATGTCGGTATATGCTAGGAACATGGTTCGGTGCCACTTTTGTCGTTGTGAAGGTAGTATCTGTTGTGGAGGGGGAGGACAAGGTGACAGGGGAAGCATGCCGATATACTAGGAACATGGTTGGGTGCCAATTTTGCCGTTGTGAAGGTAGTAGCTATTGCGAATGATGACGATGTGAGGGAGATTTATTGGGGATCTTTATGGATTGCCAATTTTGCCGTTGTGAAGGTAGTAGCTATTGCGAATGATGACGATGTGAGGGAGATTTATTGGGGACCCGCAATCTATCAGCTTTTGTTTATATTTTGATGATACTTTCTTCGGTTCAGTTATTATTATTGATGATTTTGACACTTCGGATATATGTACACTATTTGCATCGTTAATATTTTCCTACTGCAAGTATGAAACCATCTTAGTTTAATCTTTTCTGCTTTTATCCATTATTACTCAACTTGCTAGTGAGAAAGCTAGCTGGAGAAATTGgaaaatatactccctccgtccccaaATTCTTGTCTTatatttgtctagatacggatgtatctactACTAAAACATGaattgatacatccgtatttagaaaaatctaagacaagaattttgggacggagggagtacaatagagCCATATTTTGAGTATAAGAACCTAGTTCCATTTGTGTTTTCACAAGTCTGCTACTCTGCTTACAGGGTTGCCGGTCGGTTTAGGTCCTTTTTGCACTGTAGCTGTGGTATATTAAGAACTCATTCTTTCAGTTCAGAAATTGattgggggaggggggggggggggggcgctagCCCGGTTCAGAAAAAAACTTGTAAGAAAAACATACCATTGCAATGTCACTTCTCAAATCATATAGGTTGAATATGATGTGTGATTACACCATAAATGGACAACAAAAATACAAATCAGACAGTTCTTGTGTCTAGGGAACAAATCGAAGATAAAAATACTCCTAAAGCAATTTCATGTTTGACCTGTGCCATTTGTTCCTCTGTTTCTCAATCCTAACACTTAAAGACTACAGAATTCTAGGCTTGGTTCAGTCATGGCTCCCCACAGCAACTAGCTAGCTTAAATATTTCCAGTATCTATCAGTTCTTGTGGCTAGGGAACAAATCGAAGATAAAAATACTCCTAAAGCGATTTCATGTTTCTCAATCCTAACACTTAAAAGACTATATGTTTCTCAATCCTAACACTTAAAGACTATAGAATTCTAGGCTTGGTTCAGTCATGGCTCCCCACAGCAACTAGCTAGCTTAAATATTTCCAGTATCTATCAAGATGAAAATGTTTATGGACATTAGACTCGCAAAACTACATGTTTTGTTATTCATGATCATAGTAGCGAcattaccatttttcgtttaccTGGAGTGCATTTTTCGTATGATGCAGTGAAGGTGCTGGACTGGGGGCAGGAAGGTCAGGAGAGCTCATCGAAGCACCGGGAGGCCTTTGAGAAGGAGGTGGCCGTGTGGCAGAAGCTCGATCACCCCAATGTCACAAAGGTACCTGATTTATACACACATTAGATGCTAGATCAATTTGAAGCGAGCGCTTGGTGAAATTAACAATGAACTGTGTCATGTCTATTTGTGTGTAGTTCGTGGGGGCGTCAATGGGGACGTCCCAGCTGAAGATCCCGGCGAGTAAGAAGGGCGGCAGCAGCCACGGGCCAGGCCAGCgctgtgtggtggtggtggagtacCAGCACGGCGGCACCCTGAAGACGCTGCTGTTCCAGCACCGGGACAAGAAGCTGCCTTACAAGAAGGTGGTCCAGCTGGCGCTGGACATGGCGAGAGGGCTGAGCTACCTGCACGCGCAGAAGATCGTGCACCGGGACGTGAAGGCGGAGAACATGCTGCTGGACAGGAAGAAGTCGGTGAAGATCGCCGACTTTGGGGTGGCCCGTGTGGAGGCGCAGGACGACGACAACATGACGGGGCAGACGGGCACGCTGGGGTACATGGCCCCCGAGGTGCTGGAGGGGCGGCCGTACGACCACAAGTGCGACGTGTACAGCTTCGGCGTCCTGCTGTGGGAGACGTACTGCTGCGCCTTGGCGTACCCGAACTACAGCATCGCGGACATCTCGTACCACGTGGTGAAGCTGGGCATCCGGCCCGACATACCGCGGTGCTGCCCCAAGCCGCTGTCGGAGATCATGACGCGGTGCTGGGACGGCAACCCGGACCACCGGCCGGAGATGGCCGAGGTGGTGGCGATGCTGGAGAGGATCGACACCACCAAGGGCAAGAGCATGACACCCGCCGTCCCCGACCACACCTCGCAGGGCTGCAGCTGCTTCGGCTTCTCCAAGTAGTACTCGTTGTGGTGTGATGCGGGTCGGCCTGCTGCTATTTTTTGTTTCCCTTTCGGTGGTGCGGTTGTGCGGATGGGTGAACGCTTTGGTTGGTCGTCGCGGCGTCTCTCGTGGAAGAAGAAATGTGTAGGTTGCCTACTGCCGCTACTCGCTTGTGGTTGTGGGTGAGATGATGGTTTATTTTGCTTTGCATAAACACTGGTCGTCTTGTCTCCGCCGGTTTGATGTTTTTTGGTTCAAAAACTTGTCGTGCCGCTTCTCATCCTCTCAACTTTTTTAGCCAGTCACTCGTCAGCAAAACCTAGCCACTTATCCTTGTATTGCGATGACAATGTCCTTTATTTCTGCTCTAACTTGGGTTGTTAGGTGATACTACTTACAAAGACTGAGACCCTCTCATGTAGATGCAGAACACTCAAGACTAATTCGAGAGTTGATAGCAGGCTGCGGAGCCCGCAGTCAGATAGAAACTACGCACAGTATATTAGTCTCATGGAAGGACCACCGACCACACACTTAGATAAGTAAGTCTTACACGAGAAACGATTCTGAGTTCTGTAcaagtttttttcttttttgaggggAATTCTGAATTGTGAAGATAAAAGACATGCGGAGTAGTCTGACAGCAAACCCAAAAACTGATGTGCATCTTCGACTCTGGCCACTGGACCAGGCACGCGGAGACAGGACGCCAGTGGAACATTTTCTTCGCAGGAATCAAAGGCGGGAGAGTTGCCATGCACAACATCAGGCATACGGTAGAATTGCCTTCGCAGGCAGTGCTGATCATATCAGGGTAGGGGAAGCGACAACAGTGAGCTCCACAGAAGATAAACAGAACGTGTGGGGTGCATCTAGATTAACTACCCTCATGAACTGGGGTAGATTGCACGGGAGGAGGAACCCCACAGTTTCAACATCACAAATCCATGGCATTCCAGCTGCATAACAATGTTGGAAAGGAGGAGAGAAAAACGAAGCAAATAAACAACAGGGAAATCAGGAATAGGCACGCACGATCACAACATTTCTTATCACTGCTCACTGATTTTTCAACGCCTATACAAGAAAAAGAAGGCCATGTGAAATAGAGCCGGTTTAGAAACAGTTGTGGTCTGCGTATGCTTCAAGTGGGCAACTGCTTCCTGCAGGCACCATAAACTAGAGCAGCAACCACTAACCCAAACTTATCATTTAGGCTTGCTCGATTTAGAGGGTAAACACCCCAAATCCCCTTTAGTTCCCTTACCCAAAAAGAGTTCCCCCGCTTTATATTACAAAGCAACCAACACCGATAACACCGCAATTGCTGGGGCGAGCAGCACAGCAAgctcaaaagaaaagaaaaagggaaaagaagaagaaagaaatgCCAACAACGGCAGCTCGACAAAGCGCAGATGACCCGCCACTGTTGCGCCCTCCGGAATCGTCCCACCACAGTCCAAGGCTCCGATCCAGCGCGTACCAAGCAGCACCTCCAAGAAGGAATGCGACGCCAACGACACTGCTGCCGGACGTGTCCTAGGATTCCCCCGGCACGCGAAGGGGAGTGGGGGATGGATACCACCGACACCCTCCAGGAAGGAATGGCGGCACCCGCAGGCGACACCGGATCGGAGCCAGAAGAACCGGCAAGGATTTCTCGCGCATTCCCAACCCCCATTGCCCAACCGGGCCGGAGCCAACCAGCCAACTTGCCGCCCACCAGCATGCGCCACCGCGGTCTTGACGCCACCCACGCCGCCTCACTAAGAACACCACGAGGCCAAGAGGACAGAGAGAGAGGCGCCAGGCGTCGGGAGCAGCAGCACTGGAGCCGCGCCAGAGGGAACCACCTCCACCGCCGTCGTGCAGGAGGCCCGTGCCTTCAGCACTGTTGCAGTCGCCCTCCGGACGTGGGAGCAGGGCATACCAGGCCACCCCTGGCCCGGCCAGGCCCAAAACAGGCCCGCTAAGCCCCGTCGGCCATGCTGCAGCAGGGCGTCGGCAGCTCCGCCAACACCCACCAGCCCGACACACCCGCTCTGCCTCCCGGGAGCCACGCCGACGCCGCACCCTGCCGCTGACCCGCCCCGACCCAGATATGGCCCAAATGGCCCAGATCTGGGCCAAGCAGGAGTCTCTAGTCCCCGCCGCCGCACCACCCCGCTGCAACGACAGCGCCGCCGCCCAGCAGATCTCCCGTGCGCCGGTACACCCCCCGGAGCTGAGCCACCCCATGCCAGAATGCCACCGAGAGGGGAATGGCCAggggccgccgccgccagcgtCGCCCAGGCCAGGCCAGGAGGCGGGCGCCAGCGGCAGAGAGGGAGGGCTTGGGGAGGAGGGGCCAGGGCGCGGCCGGTCGCCCGCGGGGGCGACGCGGTCGCGAGAGGAGAGGGAAGGCGTTTGGGTAGTTTACCGCTTCCCTCGTTCAGTTCCCTTGGGAGGGGTTTAACCGAACAAGGCCGTAGGATGATTACTTCTAGCAGTATAGTCAAGTTACGTCGTGCTACGGATGCTACTTCATACTTACAATCTGATGCTACACACATCCCACATGCAACCAATTTCTAGCAAGGAGTATGTATTAATTCTGCAAGAAAATGGAACTTTCTGTAACAAACAATCAACATGTGGCATACAAAAGACAGGCTGCTTTGTTTGTATGCATGCAAAAGAAGGCACTCAAAATCGAGATAAGCGCTAAGCTGAAAGGCTTTCCACTGTATAGCAGTATTCCTGCAGGTAACCAGCAGTAAGCTCAATGGGCAAATATAGCCCATTAATATACTGCCAATGGCAAGAATAAGCCCGCACGTGTGGTCAAAATGCTTTGTTCCTTAAACTGGAAATATAAATATACTGCGCTGTGAAAATGTGTGTTCCTTAAACTAATCTTAGTAACAGTCTATGCAGGATTGATACTACTTGGAGTGTTCGACAGCCGCTTGGATCAATAAGTTAAgacctactccctccgtaaagatcACTACTTTATTATTCCAAATGTGTCAATTAGGCCTATGGTGATTGATTTCAGACTATTATGACCTACTTGATATACTTGGAATACTTTTAGGACCTCCAGTGTGTTTTACTCTTTTTTTTACGGAGGAAGTATTTGATTCCATGTACAATAAAAAAGGGCCTACTTGATTCAGTTGTAGACTAATTTTAAACAATGTACACCGAGTAACCCAGAACAAGA
This genomic window contains:
- the LOC109786493 gene encoding serine/threonine-protein kinase 52, which codes for MNSLTATGSSSGGAEMRAADGEGYLRADGFDLVNLDMQLEKTRSRVWLDQQRGASPAQPGELLEWEIDLAKLDIQNQVASGTFGVVYRGTYDGNDVAVKVLDWGQEGQESSSKHREAFEKEVAVWQKLDHPNVTKFVGASMGTSQLKIPASKKGGSSHGPGQRCVVVVEYQHGGTLKTLLFQHRDKKLPYKKVVQLALDMARGLSYLHAQKIVHRDVKAENMLLDRKKSVKIADFGVARVEAQDDDNMTGQTGTLGYMAPEVLEGRPYDHKCDVYSFGVLLWETYCCALAYPNYSIADISYHVVKLGIRPDIPRCCPKPLSEIMTRCWDGNPDHRPEMAEVVAMLERIDTTKGKSMTPAVPDHTSQGCSCFGFSK